The proteins below come from a single Benincasa hispida cultivar B227 chromosome 4, ASM972705v1, whole genome shotgun sequence genomic window:
- the LOC120076281 gene encoding uncharacterized protein LOC120076281 produces the protein MGGGRKTRTFTMQEKGLPPWTSNGSVTARNLGKSKLAGVIFGCKHNTMQECLSEQLFGLSTPHISYVRNINPGLPLFLFNYSDRKLHGIFEATSNGNLNISPYAWAADGMDYTPYSAQVKFKTRMQCHPLLEDQFRPIIADNYYEAKLFWFELDQRQTNRLIALFSYSPILETVSPPERPSSSLKSLQTINVREDSNSEVFSSNMNVARLDSKKKWSSLFKGSHTDVREDGEDCKKMTFELNLSNSNNSCYQWEGPSCAPHSSEEESKSCLAPINGSERRSEIEEPAFFTSSYYDVEVECDEYKSAALEVNIPYTNIEDAAENMEGDAFFVSDEENSLEDNHEDIQTHLSSDCQLVTQVLGHPFCPLICFGPQDISAGSKNEIQSLRSWCEMLESGMNSKQSSMGGKELQSTEEIPANLDESILILGGFDGSWLSTMNCYYPSRDIMESLPAMRSVRSHASTAKLNGEIYVLGGVNGNVWYDTVESYNLGNRQWVNQPSMGRKKGSLAGISLNNKIFAIGGGNGVECFAEVEMFDLDVGRWTLTSSMRHERFSLAAGELNGILYAVGGFDGKNYLRSAEMFDPREKSWREIASMSTRRGCHCVAVLNEKLYALGGYNGDDFIATVEVFDPRRGVWTIIEPMNETRGYSATAVIGDTIYVFGGMKNMELSETVCHLIF, from the exons ATGGGCGGTGGGAGGAAGACTCGGACCTTTACAATGCAGGAAAAAGGCTTACCTCCTTGGACGTCAAATGGCAGCGTGACCGCCAGAAACCTTGGAAAAAGTAAATTGGCTGGAGTTATTTTCGGTTGCAAGCACAACACAATGCAAGAATGTCTTTCCGAACAATTGTTTG GATTGTCGACTCCACATATCTCTTATGTACGGAATATCAACCCCGGTTTGCCTCTGTTTCTCTTTAACTACAGTGACAGGAAGCTTCATGGTATATTTGAGGCTACTAGCAATGGTAATCTGAATATCAGTCCGTATGCTTGGGCTGCTGATGGTATGGATTATACTCCATATTCTGCacag GTTAAATTTAAGACGCGGATGCAGTGTCACCCCTTGTTGGAAGATCAGTTTAGGCCTATCATTGCTGACAATTATTATGAGGCAAAGCTTTTTTGGTTTGAGCTGGACCAACGACAGACAAACAGGTTGATTGCTTTGTTTTCATATTCACCAATCCTGGAGACAGTTTCCCCACCGGAGAGACCGAGCAGTTCACTCAAATCTTTGCAAACTATCAATGTAAGAGAAGACAGCAACAGTGAGGTGTTTTCTTCAAACATGAATGTTGCTCGTCTAGATTCAAAGAAAAAGTGGAGCTCCTTGTTCAAGGGATCCCATACGGATGTGAGAGAGGATGGTGAAGATTGCAAGAAAATGACATTTGAATTAAACCTTTctaattcaaataattcatgTTACCAGTGGGAGGGGCCTTCTTGTGCACCACATTCTTCTGAAGAGGAAAGCAAGTCTTGTCTAGCTCCTATCAATGGTTCTGAAAGACGAAGTGAAATTGAAGAACCTGCATTCTTCACTTCATCCTATTATGATGTCGAAGTTGAATGTGATGAGTATAAGTCAGCAGCTTTGGAGGTGAATATTCCTTATACAAATATTGAAGACGCAGCAGAAAATATGGAGGGAGATGCATTTTTTGTAAGTGATGAAGAGAATTCGTTAGAGGATAATCATGAGGACATTCAAACTCATTTGAGTTCTGATTGTCAGCTTGTAACTCAGGTACTTGGGCATCCCTTTTGCCCCCTTATTTGTTTTGGTCCCCAAGACAT ATCT GCTGGAtcaaaaaatgaaattcaaagttTAAGAAGCTGGTGTGAGATGTTAGAAAGTGGTATGAATTCTAAGCAGAGTAGCATGGGAGGAAAAGAGCTTCAGTCAACTGAAGAGATTCCTGCAAACCTTGATGAATCGATATTGATACTGGGAGGCTTTGATGGTTCTTGGTTATCAACCATGAATTGCTATTATCCTTCCAGGGATATTATGGAATCTCTTCCTGCAATGAGGTCTGTGCGTTCACATGCCTCAACAGCTAAGTTAAATGGTGAAATTTATGTTCTTGGTGGTGTTAATGGAAACGTGTGGTATGATACAG TTGAATCATATAACCTAGGAAACCGTCAGTGGGTTAATCAACCCTCAATGGGTCGAAAGAAGGGAAGTTTGGCTGGAATAtctttaaacaataaaatttttgCAATTGGTGGTGGAAATGGAGTTGAATGTTTCGCAGAAGTAGAAATGTTCGATTTAGATGTTGGAAGGTGGACCCTAACTTCATCCATGAGACACGAG AGATTTTCTCTTGCTGCTGGCGAACTCAATGGCATTCTCTATGCTGTTGGAGGATTTGATGGGAAGAACTACTTACG ATCAGCAGAAATGTTTGACCCGCGGGAGAAATCGTGGAGAGAAATTGCAAGTATGTCTACAAGGAGGGGATGCCACTGCGTGGCTGTACTCAACGAAAAATT ATATGCATTGGGTGGATATAACGGAGATGACTTCATCGCAACTGTAGAGGTATTTGATCCTCGTCGCGGTGTGTGGACAATAATAGAGCCCATGAATGAAACAAGGGGCTACTCTGCTACTGCCGTGATTGGAGATACAATATATGTTTTCGGTGGTATGAAAAACATGGAACTTTCGGAAACGGTatgtcatttgattttttag
- the LOC120076853 gene encoding biotin carboxyl carrier protein of acetyl-CoA carboxylase, which produces MESSATLRSFHYFAGGSRLQLIEKPSKMYVSNTNKSSIQGPSIFGKPIHTLTNLKRTVVSCTKTPEVTETAKPKDSVQGSVQKKPAANATFPNGFEALVLEVCDETEIAELKLKVGEFEMHLKRNIGVVRAPLSAISPTVPPPIPSKPMVESAPTLPAPPKPSSEKTTPFTNVPLEKSSKLAALEASGSKGYVLVSSPTVGSFRRGRTVKGKKQPPICKENDVIKEGQVIGYVDQFGTELPVKSDVAGEVLKVLFKEGEAVGYGDPLVAVLPAFHGIR; this is translated from the exons ATGGAGTCCTCCGCTACGCTTCGATCCTTCCACT ATTTTGCAGGTGGTTCACGTCTGCAGTTAATTGAGAAACCAAGTAAAATGTATGTGTCTAATACTAATAAGTCGAGCATTCAAGGACCGTCAATTTTTGGTAAGCCCATCCATACTCTAACAAACCTGAAGAGGACAGTGGTATCATGCACAAAGACGCCTGAAGTTACTGAAACTGCTAAACCCAAGG ATAGCGTCCAGGGTTCAGTACAGAAGAAGCCTGCAGCAAATGCAACTTTTCCAAATGGATTTGAA GCATTGGTGCTGGAGGTCTGTGATGAAACAGAGATCGCTGAACTAAAACTAAAG GTTGGAGAGTTTGAAATGCATTTGAAGCGGAATATTGGAGTAGTAAGAGCTCCTCTCTCTGCCATTTCTCCAACAGTACCTCCGCCAATTCCATCCAAACCCATGGTTGAATCAGCTCCTACCTTACCAGCACCTCCAAAACCTTCTTCAGAGAAAACAACTCCTTTTACGAATGTTCCCTTAGAGAAGTCGTCAAAGCTAGCAGCTTTGGAGGCATCTGGATCAAAAGGATACGTTTTGGTATCTTCTCCTACG GTTGGATCATTCCGAAGGGGCAGGACAGTAAAAGGAAAGAAGCAGCCTCCGATCTGCAAAGAG AATGACGTAATAAAGGAAGGACAAGTAATTGGATACGTGGATCAGTTTGGCACTGAACTTCCTGTAAAG TCAGATGTAGCCGGAGAAGTATTGAAGGTTCTCTTCAAGGAAGGAG AAGCGGTTGGCTACGGCGACCCCCTCGTTGCTGTTTTGCCAGCGTTCCATGGAATCCGTTAA